The following are from one region of the Hydrogenophaga sp. BPS33 genome:
- a CDS encoding efflux transporter outer membrane subunit — protein sequence MKPHQTTDVRGRFQRRGIALSIVVAALVAGCASSAGIQSQSTALEPQAVGLAPSGVGSGAAMPAADWWRTWGDEELGRVIEQALRAQPSLGVAQARLRRAQAATASEEATNGLQVKASADATRQRFSANSIYPAPLGGSMQTMANAQIAGSWELDFFGKHRSAIEAALGAERAAAADVQAARNLLASQVAQTYVQLGRLLAQREVAQQALAQREQMLGLIRQRVDAGLDTRVELKQGEGALPDARVQIEQVDEQIAAARHALAALAALPPQSYDQLQPNLQALRSLPLPAVLPADLLGRRADITAARWRIEAATQGVSVAKAQFYPNVSLTAFVGLASIGLDRLVDSGSQQYGIGPAVHLPLFDTARLRAQLRVRTADLDAAVDSYNGAVLEAVRDTADQLNARQSLERQREQQAQARSAAEAAYDIATQRYQAGLSNYLTVLTAEATLFNQRRQTIDLQARALSTQVALVRALGGGFAPDAVH from the coding sequence ATGAAGCCCCATCAAACAACTGACGTCCGTGGCCGTTTTCAGCGACGCGGCATCGCGCTATCGATCGTGGTGGCCGCCTTGGTGGCGGGCTGCGCCAGCAGCGCCGGCATCCAGTCGCAATCGACCGCACTGGAGCCCCAGGCGGTGGGCCTGGCCCCGTCGGGCGTTGGCAGTGGTGCGGCCATGCCCGCGGCCGATTGGTGGCGCACCTGGGGCGACGAGGAACTGGGCCGCGTGATCGAACAGGCGCTGCGCGCGCAACCCTCGCTGGGCGTCGCGCAAGCGCGGCTGCGCCGCGCGCAAGCCGCCACCGCCAGCGAAGAGGCCACCAATGGCTTGCAGGTGAAGGCAAGCGCCGACGCCACGCGCCAACGCTTCAGCGCCAACAGCATCTACCCCGCGCCTCTGGGCGGCTCCATGCAGACCATGGCCAATGCGCAGATCGCCGGCTCGTGGGAGCTCGACTTCTTCGGCAAACACCGTTCGGCCATCGAAGCCGCCCTGGGCGCCGAGCGCGCCGCCGCGGCCGACGTGCAGGCCGCGCGCAACCTGTTGGCAAGCCAAGTGGCGCAGACCTACGTGCAACTGGGCCGCCTGCTGGCGCAGCGCGAAGTGGCGCAGCAAGCCCTGGCGCAGCGCGAGCAGATGCTGGGCCTGATCCGCCAGCGCGTCGATGCCGGCCTGGACACCCGCGTGGAACTCAAGCAAGGCGAGGGCGCGCTGCCCGATGCGCGCGTGCAGATTGAGCAGGTCGACGAACAGATCGCCGCCGCGCGCCACGCGCTGGCCGCGCTCGCGGCCTTGCCGCCACAGAGCTACGACCAGCTCCAGCCGAACCTGCAGGCCCTGCGCAGCCTGCCATTGCCCGCGGTGCTGCCGGCCGATCTGCTGGGACGGCGTGCCGACATCACCGCCGCGCGCTGGCGCATCGAAGCCGCCACCCAAGGCGTGAGCGTGGCCAAGGCGCAGTTCTATCCCAACGTGAGCCTCACGGCCTTCGTGGGCCTGGCCAGCATCGGCCTGGACCGGCTGGTCGATTCGGGCAGCCAGCAATACGGCATCGGTCCGGCGGTCCACCTGCCGCTCTTCGACACCGCTCGCCTGCGCGCCCAACTGCGCGTGCGCACGGCCGACCTGGACGCCGCCGTGGACAGCTACAACGGCGCGGTGCTCGAGGCCGTGCGCGACACGGCCGACCAGCTCAACGCACGCCAATCGCTGGAGCGCCAGCGCGAACAGCAGGCGCAAGCGCGCAGCGCCGCCGAAGCCGCCTACGACATTGCCACGCAGCGCTACCAGGCGGGCCTGAGCAACTACCTCACCGTGCTCACCGCCGAGGCCACGCTGTTCAACCAGCGGCGCCAGACCATCGACCTGCAGGCGCGTGCCCTGTCGACGCAAGTGGCGCTTGTGCGTGCGCTGGGCGGCGGCTTCGCACCCGATGCCGTGCACTGA